A stretch of Hydractinia symbiolongicarpus strain clone_291-10 chromosome 9, HSymV2.1, whole genome shotgun sequence DNA encodes these proteins:
- the LOC130657075 gene encoding histone H1-delta-like, whose product MSEAASPKKIAPKKKPAAKKTADHPKYVDMIKAAIATLKERGGSSRQAITKYIHANYKVAENSDHHLKMALKRGVTSGDLIQTKGTGASGSFKLGQVKKEKPKKKAAAKKPTAKKPTAKKSTPKKKPAKKSTPKKAAKKPATKKASAKKPAAKKPTKKPVAKKPAAKKVKKTPKKAAKKTAKK is encoded by the coding sequence atgagtgaagcagcttctccaaagaaaatcgcacccaagaagaaacctgctgcaaagaagacagctgatcaccctaaatatgtggacatgatcaaggctgctatcgctaccctaaaggaacgcggtggttcatctcgccaagctattacaaaatatattcatgcaaattacaaagttgctgaaaactcagatcatcatctgaaaatggctcttaaacgaggagtaacatcaggcgatttgattcaaactaaaggcactggtgcttctggatcattcaagctaggtcaggtaaaaaaagaaaaacctaagaaaaaggccgcagcaaaaaagccaacggcaaagaagcctactgcaaagaaaagtacaccaaaaaagaagccagcaaagaagagcacgccaaagaaagcagcaaagaagcctgccacaaagaaagcctcggctaagaaaccagcagctaagaaacccacaaagaagcctgttgctaaaaaacctgcagcaaagaaggtcaaaaagactcccaaaaaggcagcaaagaagaccgcaaaaaaataa